Proteins encoded by one window of Streptomyces uncialis:
- a CDS encoding ABC transporter ATP-binding protein, producing MSGPLLQVRDLTVTYPGGAAAVRGVDLTVAAGRKLGIAGESGCGKSTLALALLRLLPPGTRTGGEILLDGEDVLTMRWGRLRAVRWAGASIVFQGAMHSLNAVRRVGDQIAEPLLLHGRVTPGQARRRTAELLEQVGLPAARAAAHPHELSGGQRQRVMIAMALACDPRLIIADEPTTALDVMVQAQIMRLIEGLVTDRDLALVLISHDLAVLADTCDRLAVMYAGRVVEEGPARAVYEDALHPYGRALSAAFPRIGDPASRFAPRGLPGDPPDPSALPPGCSFHPRCTAALDTCAEDDPALRGTEDGRRRAACVLVGVGDVPGPGAVPAAEAVPVPGAVTEAGGPGGGPADGPGAPETAPGQEPEDGVRSGTTP from the coding sequence ATGAGCGGGCCACTGCTCCAGGTACGGGATCTGACGGTGACGTACCCGGGCGGGGCGGCGGCCGTGCGCGGGGTCGATCTGACGGTGGCGGCGGGCCGCAAGCTGGGTATCGCGGGCGAGTCCGGCTGCGGCAAGTCGACACTGGCGCTGGCGCTGCTGCGGCTGCTGCCGCCCGGGACCCGGACGGGCGGCGAGATCCTGCTCGACGGCGAGGACGTGCTCACCATGCGGTGGGGACGGCTGCGGGCAGTGCGCTGGGCGGGGGCGTCGATCGTCTTCCAGGGCGCGATGCACTCCCTGAACGCGGTACGCCGGGTCGGGGACCAGATCGCCGAACCCCTGCTGCTGCACGGCCGGGTCACCCCGGGGCAGGCGCGGCGGCGCACCGCCGAACTCCTCGAACAGGTCGGACTGCCCGCCGCCCGCGCCGCCGCCCATCCGCATGAGCTGTCCGGCGGGCAGCGTCAGCGCGTGATGATCGCGATGGCGCTGGCGTGCGACCCCCGGCTGATCATCGCGGACGAGCCGACGACGGCGCTGGACGTGATGGTCCAGGCCCAGATCATGCGGCTGATCGAAGGGCTCGTCACCGACCGCGATCTGGCGCTCGTCCTGATCAGCCACGATCTCGCGGTACTGGCGGACACCTGCGACCGGCTCGCGGTGATGTACGCGGGCCGGGTCGTCGAGGAGGGCCCGGCCCGCGCCGTGTACGAGGACGCCCTGCACCCCTACGGCCGGGCGCTGTCGGCGGCGTTCCCCCGGATCGGTGACCCCGCCTCCCGGTTCGCCCCGCGCGGACTGCCCGGCGACCCGCCGGACCCGTCGGCGCTGCCGCCCGGCTGTTCCTTCCATCCGCGCTGCACGGCGGCCCTCGACACCTGCGCCGAGGACGACCCCGCGCTGCGCGGGACCGAGGACGGTCGACGGCGCGCGGCGTGCGTCCTGGTGGGGGTCGGCGATGTCCCGGGCCCGGGAGCCGTCCCGGCGGCGGAGGCCGTCCCCGTGCCGGGGGCGGTCACCGAAGCGGGCGGGCCGGGCGGCGGACCTGCCGACGGGCCCGGGGCGCCGGAGACCGCGCCCGGCCAGGAGCCGGAGGACGGCGTGAGGAGCGGGACGACACCATGA
- a CDS encoding ABC transporter ATP-binding protein produces the protein MNADHDGIGHGPGGDGTGPAGDGNGPRYDARGPHGNGDSPGNDGPGPHGGGTGPGHDGTAPPLLSARDLRVSFPGRRGAAEARAVDGVDLDLRRGEIVALVGESGCGKSTLARTLLGLVRPTSGTVGFAGKPLEYGGRALKAYRRRAQLVLQDPSGSLNPRHTVYDAVAEGLRIHRYGGDERAAVTGALARAGLRPPERFLLRYPHELSGGQRQRVVIAGALVLEPELLVADEPVASLDASVRGEILALLLRLRAELGLAALVVTHDLGLAWNIADRVAVMYLGRIVETGSVETVLTAPQHPYTRALLSVLPEAPGTPVILSGEAPDPSRVPSGCRFHVRCPVLAEGGAGHRGVAAACRTQDLPVLPATPLAHTACHWVAAGRTGGPG, from the coding sequence ATGAACGCTGACCACGACGGCATCGGCCACGGCCCGGGGGGCGACGGAACCGGCCCGGCGGGTGACGGGAACGGCCCGCGGTACGACGCGAGGGGACCCCACGGCAACGGGGACAGCCCGGGGAACGACGGACCCGGACCGCACGGCGGCGGAACCGGCCCCGGGCACGACGGGACCGCGCCACCGCTGCTCAGCGCCCGCGACCTCCGGGTCTCCTTCCCCGGCAGGCGGGGCGCGGCCGAGGCCCGCGCGGTCGACGGTGTCGACCTCGATCTGCGGCGCGGCGAGATCGTCGCCCTGGTCGGTGAGTCCGGCTGCGGCAAATCGACCCTGGCCCGCACCCTGCTGGGACTGGTGCGCCCCACCTCGGGCACGGTCGGCTTCGCCGGGAAGCCGCTGGAGTACGGCGGCCGGGCCCTCAAGGCGTACCGCCGCCGGGCGCAGCTGGTGCTCCAGGACCCGAGCGGATCGCTGAACCCCCGGCACACCGTGTACGACGCGGTGGCCGAAGGGCTGCGCATCCACCGGTACGGGGGCGACGAGCGGGCGGCGGTGACCGGGGCGCTGGCCCGGGCGGGGCTCCGGCCGCCGGAACGGTTCCTGCTGCGGTACCCGCACGAGCTGTCGGGGGGCCAGCGGCAGCGGGTGGTGATCGCGGGCGCGCTCGTGCTGGAACCGGAACTGCTCGTCGCGGACGAACCGGTGGCCTCGCTGGACGCCTCGGTGCGCGGGGAGATCCTGGCGCTGCTGCTGCGGCTGCGCGCCGAACTGGGGCTGGCCGCGCTGGTGGTGACGCACGATCTGGGCCTCGCGTGGAACATCGCGGACCGGGTCGCGGTGATGTACCTGGGGCGGATCGTGGAGACGGGTTCGGTGGAGACGGTCCTGACCGCCCCTCAGCACCCGTACACCCGGGCGCTGCTCTCGGTCCTGCCGGAGGCGCCCGGCACCCCGGTGATCCTGTCGGGCGAGGCACCCGACCCGTCACGTGTGCCGTCCGGCTGCCGCTTCCATGTGCGCTGCCCGGTGCTGGCGGAGGGCGGGGCGGGGCACAGGGGCGTCGCCGCCGCCTGCCGCACCCAGGACCTCCCGGTCCTCCCGGCGACGCCCCTGGCCCATACGGCGTGCCACTGGGTCGCGGCGGGGCGGACCGGCGGACCGGGGTAG
- the truB gene encoding tRNA pseudouridine(55) synthase TruB produces MTSTHPTPDGLVIVDKPSGFTSHDVVAKMRGIARTRRIGHAGTLDPMATGVLVLGVERATKLLGHLALTEKEYLGTIRLGQNTVTDDAEGDLTSSTSVAAVTREAVDAQVAVLTGEIMQIPSKVSAIKIDGKRSYKRAREGEDFEIPARPVTVKSFAVHDVREAVAEDGTPVLDLVVSVVCSSGTYIRALARDLGGALGVGGHLTALRRTRVGPYKLDGARTLDQLQQELTVMPVAEAAEAAFPRWDVDTRRAKLLLNGVRVDMPDEYAGRGAVGVFDAEGRFIVLVEEHRGKAKSLAVFA; encoded by the coding sequence ATGACCAGCACGCACCCCACGCCCGACGGCCTTGTCATCGTGGACAAGCCGTCGGGCTTCACTTCGCACGACGTGGTCGCCAAGATGCGGGGCATCGCCCGCACCCGGCGGATCGGCCACGCCGGAACCCTCGACCCGATGGCCACAGGGGTCCTCGTCCTCGGCGTCGAACGCGCGACCAAGCTCCTCGGGCATCTCGCGCTCACCGAGAAGGAATACCTCGGCACGATCCGCCTCGGCCAGAACACCGTCACGGACGACGCCGAGGGCGATCTGACCTCCTCGACATCCGTCGCCGCTGTGACCCGCGAGGCCGTCGACGCGCAGGTCGCCGTACTGACCGGCGAGATCATGCAGATCCCGTCCAAGGTCAGCGCCATCAAGATCGACGGCAAGCGGTCCTACAAGCGGGCCCGTGAGGGCGAGGACTTCGAGATCCCGGCCCGCCCGGTCACCGTGAAGTCGTTCGCCGTGCATGACGTCCGGGAGGCCGTCGCCGAGGACGGTACGCCCGTCCTCGACCTCGTGGTCTCGGTGGTGTGCTCCTCCGGCACCTATATCCGCGCCCTCGCCCGTGACCTCGGCGGCGCGCTCGGCGTCGGCGGACATCTCACCGCGCTGCGGCGGACCCGGGTCGGACCGTACAAGCTCGACGGCGCCCGCACCCTGGACCAGCTCCAGCAGGAACTGACGGTCATGCCCGTCGCGGAGGCGGCCGAGGCCGCGTTCCCCCGCTGGGACGTCGACACCCGGCGCGCCAAGCTGCTCCTCAACGGGGTACGTGTGGACATGCCCGACGAGTACGCCGGGCGGGGCGCGGTGGGCGTCTTCGACGCCGAGGGGCGGTTCATCGTGCTGGTCGAGGAGCATCGGGGCAAGGCGAAGAGCCTCGCGGTCTTCGCCTGA
- a CDS encoding bifunctional riboflavin kinase/FAD synthetase translates to MQRWRGLEDIPEDWGRSVVTIGSYDGVHRGHQLIIGRAVSRARELGVPAVVVTFDPHPSEVVRPGSHPPLLAPHHRRAELMAALGVDALLILPFTAEFSKLSPADFVEKVLVDKLHAQAVVEGPNFRFGHKAAGNVALLEQLGATNDFKVDLVDLYVSGTAGGGEPFSSTLTRRLVASGDVAGAAEILGRPHRVEGVVVRGAQRGRELGYPTANVETLPHTAIPADGVYAGWLNVGDEAMPAAISVGTNPTFDGTARTVEAYAIDRVGLDLYGLHVAVDFLAYVRGMAKFETIDALLVAMAEDVKQARELIAEA, encoded by the coding sequence GTGCAGCGCTGGCGTGGCTTGGAGGACATCCCCGAGGACTGGGGGCGCAGCGTCGTCACCATCGGGTCCTACGACGGGGTCCACCGCGGGCACCAGCTCATCATCGGCCGTGCCGTGTCACGCGCCCGCGAGCTGGGCGTACCCGCGGTCGTCGTCACGTTCGACCCGCACCCCAGCGAGGTGGTCCGCCCCGGCAGCCACCCCCCGCTGCTCGCCCCGCACCACCGGCGCGCCGAACTGATGGCCGCGCTGGGGGTGGACGCGCTGCTGATCCTGCCGTTCACCGCGGAGTTCTCGAAGCTGTCGCCCGCCGACTTCGTGGAGAAGGTCCTCGTCGACAAGCTGCACGCCCAGGCCGTGGTCGAGGGCCCCAACTTCCGCTTCGGCCACAAGGCCGCCGGGAACGTCGCCCTGCTCGAACAGCTGGGCGCCACCAACGACTTCAAGGTCGACCTGGTCGATCTGTACGTGAGCGGCACGGCGGGCGGCGGCGAACCGTTCTCGTCCACGCTGACCCGGCGGCTGGTCGCCTCGGGCGATGTCGCGGGGGCCGCGGAGATCCTCGGCCGTCCGCACCGCGTCGAGGGCGTCGTCGTCCGCGGCGCGCAGCGGGGCCGGGAGCTCGGCTACCCCACGGCCAACGTCGAGACCCTGCCGCACACCGCGATCCCCGCCGACGGTGTGTACGCGGGCTGGCTGAACGTCGGGGACGAGGCGATGCCCGCGGCGATCTCCGTCGGCACCAACCCGACCTTCGACGGCACCGCCCGCACGGTCGAGGCGTACGCGATCGACCGCGTCGGACTGGACCTGTACGGGCTGCACGTCGCCGTGGACTTCCTGGCGTACGTCCGGGGGATGGCCAAGTTCGAGACGATCGACGCGCTGCTCGTCGCGATGGCCGAGGACGTCAAACAGGCCCGCGAACTGATCGCCGAGGCGTAG